In the Limanda limanda chromosome 1, fLimLim1.1, whole genome shotgun sequence genome, one interval contains:
- the tspan11 gene encoding tetraspanin-11, which yields MSVVYKDDQEDWLTVCLKYLLFVFNFLFWVGGAAVLGVGVWTLVEKSDYLSLLASSTFAVSAYILILAGSLVVVTGFLGCCAVVREQRSCLSTYFFCLLFIFLIELVAGVLAYVYYQRLSEELKQHLNQTMSENYAQPGREAVTLAVDRLQQDFKCCGSNNSRDWMVSAYISSRHAERRVVPDSCCKTITPLCGQRDHPSNIYKVEGGCITKLEQFLADHLLVIGAVGIGVACLQICGMVFTCCLYRRIKMEPY from the exons ATGTCAGTGGTTTATAAAGACGACCAGGAGGACTGGCTGACAGTGTGTCTCAAGTACCTGCTCTTTGTTTTCAACTTTCTCTTCTGG GTGGGTGGAGCTGCCGTTTTGGGTGTCGGGGTCTGGACACTTGTGGAGAAGAGCGACTACCTGAGCCTGCTGGCCTCCAGCACGTTTGCCGTTTCTGCGTATATCCTCATCCTGGCCGGCAGCCTGGTGGTGGTCACGGGCTTCTTGGGCTGTTGTGCTGTCGTCAGGGAACAGAGGAGCTGTCTGTCCACG TACTTCTTCTGCCTGCTGTTTATCTTCCTGATTGAACTGGTGGCTGGAGTACTGGCCTATGTTTACTACCAGAGG ctgagcgAGGAACTGAAGCAGCATCTCAACCAGACGATGTCGGAGAACTACGCCCAGCCAGGGAGGGAGGCCGTCACCTTAGCTGTGGACCGACTACAACAGGAT TTCAAGTGCTGTGGCAGCAACAACTCCCGAGACTGGATGGTGAGCGCGTACATTTCGTCGAGGCACGCAGAGAGAAGGGTTGTGCCCGACAGCTGCTGTAAGACCATCACCCCTCTCTGTGGCCAGAGAGACCACCCGTCCAACATCTACAAGGTGGAG GGAGGATGCATCACTAAGCTGGAGCAGTTTCTGGCCGACCACCTGTTGGTCATCGGTGCAGTGGGAATCGGAGTGGCCTGTCTGCAG ATCTGCGGGATGGTGTTCACCTGCTGCTTGTACAGGAGGATCAAGATGGAGCCTTACTGA